From the Acidobacteriota bacterium genome, one window contains:
- a CDS encoding VOC family protein encodes MRARSFSHVGITVRDFNTFVRFYWDVFGCPLVGVSDTPSDRVRSFFGIDAPTPRCKIGWIRVPGGAVLEIFEFQPQTPLVQGPWNRVGLTHFSLNVRNTQKWYDYLVSKGVECVSKPEKSPRGHTFFFAKDCDGNLIELMDLGFMHYVLDWGGPLGGFLFRRGMYKKYYEPKSSQETKS; translated from the coding sequence ATGAGAGCGCGCTCCTTCAGTCACGTCGGGATCACGGTCCGCGACTTCAACACCTTCGTCCGCTTCTACTGGGATGTGTTCGGCTGTCCGCTGGTCGGCGTGTCCGACACGCCTTCGGATCGGGTGCGGAGTTTCTTCGGCATCGACGCGCCAACGCCGCGCTGCAAGATTGGCTGGATCCGGGTGCCGGGTGGAGCTGTACTCGAAATCTTCGAGTTCCAACCGCAGACACCGCTGGTGCAAGGCCCGTGGAACCGCGTCGGCCTTACCCACTTCAGCCTCAACGTGCGCAACACCCAGAAGTGGTACGACTACCTGGTCAGCAAGGGTGTGGAGTGCGTGTCGAAGCCCGAGAAGTCACCACGCGGCCACACGTTCTTCTTCGCGAAAGACTGCGACGGCAACCTGATCGAGCTGATGGACCTCGGCTTCATGCACTACGTCCTCGATTGGGGAGGGCCACTGGGCGGCTTCCTGTTCCGGCGGGGAATGTACAAGAAGTACTACGAGCCAAAGAGTTCACAGGAGACCAAGAGTTAA
- a CDS encoding paraquat-inducible protein A gives MTMRNKVAVGLTLVSLVLLIPGLTQPALTIVASIPIFNKPTEIFRQTQNVIEAVRSLNETGNYFVAGLILLFSIIVPFIKMAMLAVILTIKAPGPRYQMYLFTRSISKWAMADVFAVGVFIAFMASIAIDNLDAVIGTGFYYFTGYCLVSNVAFQFLSVPPPDQES, from the coding sequence ATGACGATGCGAAACAAGGTGGCGGTTGGGTTGACACTGGTGTCCCTCGTCCTCCTGATTCCCGGCCTGACCCAGCCGGCCCTGACCATCGTCGCGTCGATTCCGATCTTCAACAAGCCCACCGAGATCTTCCGCCAGACGCAGAACGTGATCGAGGCGGTGCGCAGCCTCAATGAAACCGGAAACTACTTCGTCGCCGGACTCATTCTCCTGTTCAGCATCATCGTGCCGTTCATCAAGATGGCGATGCTGGCGGTGATCCTGACGATCAAGGCGCCGGGGCCGAGGTACCAGATGTACCTGTTCACGCGCTCGATCAGCAAATGGGCGATGGCCGACGTGTTCGCGGTCGGCGTGTTCATTGCTTTCATGGCGTCGATTGCCATCGACAATCTCGATGCGGTGATCGGGACAGGCTTCTACTACTTCACGGGATACTGCCTGGTTTCAAATGTGGCGTTCCAGTTCCTGTCGGTGCCGCCCCCAGATCAGGAGTCTTAA
- a CDS encoding c-type cytochrome, giving the protein MKKTDLLITAILIAAAAILTSVLATATVRATAAEPSASAPGTIARGKYLVDIMGCHDCHTPWKMGPKGPEMDMTRALSGHPEDLKMPPAPVIPPGPWMATAAATMTAWAGPWGVSYTMNLTPDKETGLGDWTLEQFVATMKTGKDRGKGRALLPPMPYFNLAKLTDEDIASVFAYLQSLPPIKNRVPQPIDPSES; this is encoded by the coding sequence ATGAAAAAGACCGACCTTCTCATAACGGCCATCCTCATTGCCGCCGCCGCCATCCTGACCAGCGTGCTCGCCACCGCCACCGTCCGGGCAACCGCCGCCGAACCATCGGCCAGCGCGCCCGGCACGATCGCTCGCGGCAAGTATCTCGTCGACATCATGGGCTGCCACGACTGCCACACGCCGTGGAAGATGGGCCCCAAAGGTCCTGAGATGGACATGACGCGCGCGCTCAGCGGCCATCCTGAAGATCTGAAGATGCCGCCCGCGCCAGTGATCCCGCCAGGGCCGTGGATGGCAACCGCCGCCGCCACCATGACCGCGTGGGCCGGCCCCTGGGGTGTGAGCTACACCATGAACCTCACGCCCGACAAGGAAACCGGGCTCGGCGACTGGACGCTCGAGCAGTTCGTCGCGACGATGAAGACGGGCAAGGACCGCGGCAAGGGCCGCGCGCTGCTGCCGCCCATGCCGTACTTCAACCTGGCGAAACTGACCGATGAAGACATCGCGAGCGTGTTCGCGTACTTGCAGTCGCTGCCGCCGATCAAGAACCGTGTGCCGCAGCCGATTGACCCATCGGAGAGTTGA
- a CDS encoding c-type cytochrome domain-containing protein: MKVNWLIAGALVALMGATGLSKIPEQAQAPVAPRLLSETGLYAGEGTRVLDVRNRPFAPQYPLWSDGAGKRRWVRLPEGTTIDVTNADRWDFPVGTRFWKEFDFDGHKVETRFLWKVSKTNWVFASYAWNAEQTEAMRVPESGQPDAALIAPGKRHGIPSVMECRACHDSSRTEILGFNALQLSDDRDPNALHADPLTADMITLRTLVDESLISPRRTHFTTNPPRITAATPEARAALGYLSTNCGSCHNRESSIASLGLLLKHDLGGGNPSLSAEARSAKVEVPPVTECTPALATTVGRRGHWLVPANPDESRVINPGKPELSSLIERVRSRRPSSQMPPIGTVVRDRAAVELLTAWVTASPDEWARLAATCGPGRS; encoded by the coding sequence ATGAAGGTGAACTGGCTCATCGCAGGCGCGCTCGTGGCGCTCATGGGAGCAACCGGTCTCTCGAAGATTCCGGAGCAGGCGCAGGCGCCGGTGGCGCCGCGGCTGCTCTCGGAGACCGGTTTGTATGCGGGCGAAGGCACGCGCGTTCTGGACGTTCGCAACCGCCCCTTCGCTCCGCAGTACCCGCTGTGGAGTGACGGCGCCGGCAAGCGGCGCTGGGTGCGCTTGCCCGAGGGCACGACCATCGATGTCACGAACGCCGACCGCTGGGACTTTCCGGTCGGCACCAGATTCTGGAAGGAGTTCGATTTTGACGGACATAAAGTGGAAACGCGGTTCCTGTGGAAAGTAAGCAAGACCAACTGGGTGTTCGCGTCGTACGCGTGGAACGCCGAACAGACGGAGGCGATGCGGGTGCCGGAATCCGGACAGCCGGATGCGGCACTCATCGCCCCAGGCAAGCGCCACGGCATTCCATCGGTGATGGAATGCCGGGCGTGCCACGATTCGTCGCGCACGGAGATCCTCGGCTTTAACGCCCTGCAGTTGTCGGACGATCGCGACCCGAACGCGTTGCACGCCGACCCGCTGACGGCCGACATGATCACGTTGCGGACGCTGGTGGACGAAAGCCTGATCTCACCCAGGCGCACCCACTTCACGACCAACCCGCCGCGCATCACGGCGGCCACGCCCGAGGCGCGAGCCGCGCTTGGTTACCTCTCGACCAACTGCGGCAGCTGCCACAATCGCGAAAGCTCGATCGCCTCGCTCGGTCTACTGCTTAAACACGATCTCGGTGGAGGCAACCCTTCGTTGTCCGCCGAAGCGCGCAGCGCGAAGGTGGAAGTCCCTCCTGTCACCGAATGCACACCTGCACTCGCAACCACCGTCGGCCGCAGGGGCCACTGGCTGGTGCCCGCCAACCCGGACGAGTCGCGCGTGATTAATCCCGGCAAGCCCGAGCTGAGCTCGTTGATCGAGCGGGTCCGCTCGCGCCGCCCGTCATCGCAAATGCCGCCCATCGGCACCGTCGTCCGGGATCGCGCCGCCGTGGAGCTGCTGACGGCGTGGGTCACGGCCAGCCCGGACGAGTGGGCACGGCTGGCGGCGACGTGCGGACCAGGCAGGAGCTGA
- a CDS encoding GAF domain-containing protein has protein sequence MSLGLEKLASCFQGIVPALLYTCAKDGTPNAAYLSQVEYVDPTHVALSFQFFNKSRRNIAENPQAVVHVTDPDTAQGWALRLRFERSETSGPIFERMFWRIEAIASYTGMKGIFKLLAADIYTVESVEKVPEEEGQVDRSAPPLRAKPPDPVFTMKALQDLSMQINTADSLEHLLDSIVVGLKRHFNFSHSMIALATEKPDTLVMIASRGYEQSGAGAEIQFGEGIMGLVAEAKKPIRISGLLRGMLHAYAAKRRAEEKGWCSDDRRVPLPGLENPSSQLGVPLMVRGELVGVLCIESETPYRFHEEDKTAIELLGSYLAVAIQNMQLQQDEDDDRDDVGRAGAGFSRPASASRRELTYYRGEEVVMLDGEYLIRSLPARILWKLLQAHRQEGRAEFTNRELRLDKSLGLPAFKDNLETRLLLLRRRLDEKAGDIRLVPRGRGRFALEVGGDLELIERD, from the coding sequence ATGAGCCTGGGACTGGAGAAGCTCGCGTCATGCTTCCAGGGGATTGTCCCGGCGCTGCTCTACACGTGCGCGAAGGACGGCACGCCCAACGCCGCGTACCTGAGCCAGGTGGAGTACGTGGATCCGACGCACGTCGCGCTGTCGTTCCAGTTCTTCAACAAGAGCCGCCGCAACATTGCCGAGAACCCGCAGGCGGTGGTGCACGTCACCGATCCCGACACCGCGCAGGGGTGGGCGCTGCGGCTGCGGTTCGAGCGGTCGGAGACCTCCGGCCCGATCTTCGAGCGCATGTTCTGGCGCATCGAGGCGATTGCCTCGTACACCGGCATGAAGGGCATTTTCAAGCTGCTCGCCGCCGACATCTACACGGTGGAGTCGGTCGAGAAGGTCCCCGAAGAGGAGGGTCAGGTCGATCGCTCGGCGCCGCCGCTGCGCGCCAAGCCGCCCGATCCGGTCTTCACCATGAAGGCGCTGCAGGACCTGTCGATGCAGATCAACACCGCCGACAGCCTGGAGCACCTGCTGGACTCGATCGTGGTCGGGCTGAAGCGTCACTTCAACTTCAGCCATTCGATGATCGCGCTGGCGACCGAGAAGCCCGACACGCTCGTGATGATCGCCAGCCGCGGCTACGAGCAGAGCGGCGCCGGCGCCGAGATTCAGTTCGGCGAGGGCATCATGGGCCTCGTCGCTGAAGCCAAGAAGCCGATCCGCATCTCGGGCCTGCTGCGCGGCATGCTGCACGCCTACGCGGCCAAGCGGCGCGCCGAGGAGAAGGGCTGGTGTTCCGACGACCGTCGTGTGCCGCTGCCGGGACTCGAGAACCCGTCGAGCCAGCTGGGCGTGCCGCTGATGGTGCGCGGCGAGCTGGTCGGCGTGCTGTGCATCGAGAGCGAGACGCCGTATCGCTTTCACGAGGAAGACAAGACCGCGATCGAGCTGCTCGGTTCCTACCTGGCGGTGGCGATCCAGAACATGCAGCTGCAACAGGACGAAGACGATGATCGGGACGACGTCGGCAGAGCAGGGGCCGGCTTTAGCCGGCCCGCTAGTGCGTCCCGGCGCGAGCTCACCTACTATCGCGGCGAGGAAGTCGTGATGCTCGACGGCGAGTACCTGATCCGCAGCCTGCCGGCGCGCATTCTCTGGAAGCTGTTGCAGGCGCACCGGCAGGAAGGCCGGGCCGAGTTCACCAACCGCGAACTGCGCCTCGACAAGTCGCTGGGCCTGCCGGCCTTCAAGGACAACCTCGAGACGCGACTGCTGCTGTTGCGCCGGCGGCTTGATGAGAAGGCGGGCGACATTCGCCTGGTACCGAGGGGCCGCGGCCGCTTCGCGCTCGAAGTCGGCGGCGATCTGGAACTGATCGAAAGGGACTGA